Proteins found in one Perca fluviatilis chromosome 9, GENO_Pfluv_1.0, whole genome shotgun sequence genomic segment:
- the nek1 gene encoding serine/threonine-protein kinase Nek1 isoform X3 yields the protein MDKYEKVKKIGEGSFGKAILVKSKEDGRQYVIKEIGISAMPSKERQESRKEVAVLANMSHPNIVQYKESFEEGGCLYIVMDYCEGGDLFKKINSQKGVLFSEEQILDWFVQICLALKHVHDRKILHRDIKSQNIFLTKAGTVQLGDFGIARVLNSTVELARTCIGTPYYLSPEICENKPYNNKSDIWALGCVLYEMCTLKHAFEAGNMKNLVLKIIRGSYPPVSVHYSQELRSLLALLFKRSPRERPSVSSILDKPFLACRIERFLTPKIIAQEFCHTFLHKQPKMGVVQGPPAKRPAPGSIPLTPAQKITKPASKYGVPLTVRKVSDAAKKPAERKLAVKHKAAPLPAAPQRRVSQVEQERKKHEDGIRKKRMELIEKERKQREQMFLLKAEQMKRYEKEKINRINQAREQGWKHVLSSSGGSSPERKCFVGAGKRAVPSSVQGPTPACLPSKTLYEHYHAALDQMAKPHPKVISREGSSAGPGSPVRGVPAAAGPVLPNGPARLLNPDVIKRELQKLQHVSKPVHVSRPRGHAAAGRAYQVEEFLQRKREAMLNKVRAEGQLEYLSRLRQIRLQNFNERQQIKARLRGEKYDSDGSDSQESSEEAELRRKKIEALKAQANARASVLREQLEKKRKEAFERERRAWEDHLEARGVKVGMAAGNVAAVAAAAAIAAVSSTSDSPLSQPSPSQPDPAAKAPVLPATKPSTPAISMTAALKNVGAITPLKDKLAEPETDTDIQSEKKQILRRLNQNLKAQSPVEELEESLPLPAEPIPAPHQNQSNTEKRPSSNGDRKKWDAAELPVLPVAQQTLEETLTTATTSVSSEDRPSSGEDRKKWEAGGVPLVLSVAQQTLEETCIRTIEQTVGEVIQMGRLQDEAPRKVWRASPDSQVLRVLQEAELQPLTQQLESVTIWEEEFSSPDKPSLTAAAEILKTPKEALPSKPTLPAGVPSPEVQKERADSTEASHQEMSVAGAVERVTLPPNLTEIHDPADMESLVLEETPKQSSQPPAGVQQAWEHEAQQPMPPEGGTRPADPKDVEKSAEKPTESSGFTQCEEPLFIKLCSPAHRRTAALALLSAQSSMDESSSSVASRSRSVSPLRSKHHNALLIGLSTGLFDANNPKMLRTCSLPDLSRLFSPQQVSARASDANVAPDNNLEIEDLEDAAKDDDQSETEDAYEDEDLRDIRASMERLLQEEGDLMRTTPEVGAGDFNGNRPEGEDQVLFNRIAAEIDQDNNQMAVDDDDDDDDDDEEEEEEEGEEEEDEEDEDEECSNGSPGDEEAGELLPNGVGERSHSNNSPLNEEWQSDGSGEYQGGEAAHHDSIFSRLEELRFNLEQQMGFEKFIEAYNKIKAMHEDEDENIDLGSSFVLSILGTEHQHLYPNILHLVMADGAYQEDNDDE from the exons ATGGACAAGTACGAAAAGGTGAAGAAAATTGGGGAAGGCTCGTTTGGAAAGGCCATCCTGGTCAAATCCAAAGAGGATGGACGCCAATATGTCATCAAGGAGATTGGCATATCTGCA atGCCAAGTAAAGAGAGGCAGGAATCTCGGAAAGAGGTTGCTGTTCTTGCCAACATGAGTCATCCCAACATTGTCCAGTACAAGGAGTCTTTTGAAG AGGGGGGCTGCCTGTACATTGTGATGGATTACTGTGAGGGTGGAGACCTCTTCAAGAAGATCAACTCTCAGAAAGGAGTACTGTTCTCAGAAGAGCAA ATCTTGGATTGGTTTGTGCAGATTTGCCTGGCACTGAAGCATGTGCATGATCGTAAAATCCTCCACAGGGATATCAAATCACAG AACATATTTTTGACAAAAGCTGGGACTGTACAGCTTGGAGACTTTGGAATTGCAAGGGTGCTGAACAG CACTGTAGAACTGGCAAGAACATGTATAGGCACACCATATTACCTATCACCAGAGATCTGCGAAAATAAACCGTACAACAACAAAAG TGATATTTGGGCCCTAGGGTGTGTCCTATATGAAATGTGCACTCTAAAGCATGCA tttgaggctggcAACATGAAGAACCTAGTTCTGAAGATCATCCGTGGCTCATACCCTCCCGTGTCTGTTCACTACTCCCAAGAACTGCGCTCTCTCTTGGCACTGCTGTTCAAACGCAGCCCGAGAGAGAGGCCCTCAGTCAGCAGCATACTGGACAAACCTTTCCTGGCCTGTAGGATAGAGAGGTTCCTCACCCCGAAG ATCATTGCTCAGGAATTCTGCCATACTTTTCTTCACAAGCAGCCTAAAATGGGTGTGGTGCAGGGGCCACCAG CTAAGCGTCCCGCCCCTGGCTCCATACCACTCACCCCAGCCCAGAAGATTACCAAACCAGCCAGCAAATACGGAGTGCCTTTAACCGTGAGGAAGGTGTCTGATGCAGCCAAAAAGCCTGCAGAGAGGAAACTAGCTGTAAAGCATAAAGCG GCCCCTCTCCCAGCAGCCCCCCAGAGAAGAGTGAGTCAAGTGGAGCAAGAGAGGAAAAAACATGAG GATGGCATCAGAAAGAAAAGGATGGAGCTTATTGAGAAAGAACGAAAACAGAGAGAGCAG ATGTTCCTGTTGAAAGCGGAGCAAATGAAGAGATATGAAAAGGAAAAG ATCAATCGTATTAACCAAGCCAGAGAACAAGGCTGGAAGCATGTTTTGAGTTCTAGTGGAGGCAGCAGCCCAGAGAGGAAG TGTTTTGTCGGTGCTGGAAAGAGGGCTGTCCCAAGCTCTGTTCAGGGTCCTACTCCAGCCTGTCTCCCAAGTAAAACCCTGTACGAACACTACCACGCTGCTCTGGACCAAATGGCTAAACCACATCCTAAAGTCATCAGCAGAGAGGGATCCTCAGCAGGACCAGGCAGTCCCGTTCG AGGTGTACCGGCTGCTGCTGGCCCAGTGCTGCCCAATGGCCCTGCTCGACTCCTAAACCCCGATGTAATCAAGAGGGAACTGCAGAAGCTGCAGCACGTTTCTAAACCAGTCCATGTTAGTAG GCCACGTGGTCATGCGGCTGCTGGACGAGCCTATCAGGTTGAGGAGTTTTTACAGCGAAAGAGAGAAGCCATGCTCAACAAAGTTCGCGCTGAGGGACAGCTG GAGTACTTGTCAAGACTGAGGCAGATCCGCTTGCAGAACTTCAATGAGCGTCAGCAGATCAAAGCCCGACTCAGAGGAGAGAAG TATGACAGTGATGGTTCTGACAGCCAGGAGTCCAGCGAGGAAGCAGAGCTCAGGAGAAAGAAGATAGAAGCTTTAAAA GCCCAAGCAAATGCCCGTGCTTCTGTTCTGAGAGAGCAACtagagaagaagaggaaagaagcatttgagagagaaaggagagctTGGGAGGACCAT CTTGAAGCTCGGGGGGTGAAGGTTGGcatggcagcaggtaacgtagCGGcggtggcagcagcagcagcaatagcAGCAGTATCATCTACCTCTGACAGTCCTCTTTCACAGCCCAGTCCCTCTCAGCCGGACCCAGCTGCCAAAGCTCCAGTCCTGCCTGCAACCAAACCCTCCACCCCAGCTATATCCATGACCGCTGCCCTGAAGAATGTCGGAGCG aTTACTCCACTAAAAGATAAGTTGGCCGAGCCTGAGACTGACACCGACATCCAA AGTGAGAAAAAGCAGATTCTACGCAGACTTAACCAGAACCTAAAAGCCCAAAGCCCagtggaggagctggaggagtcGCTTCCACTCCCTGCAGAACCAATTCCTGCTCCCCACCAGAACCAGTCCAACACAGAGAAACGCCCCTCTTCAAACGGAGACCGGAAGAAGTGGGATGCAGCAGAACTGCCTGTACTTCCTGTGGCTCAGCAAACCTTAGAGGAAACCTTAACCACAGCCA CTACCTCAGTGTCCTCAGAAGATCGACCATCCTCTGGTGAAGACAGGAAGAAATGGGAGGCAGGAGGAGTTCCACTTGTCCTCTCTGTAGCCCAACAAACTCTGGAGGAGACATGCATCAGGACCATCG AGCAAACAGTGGGTGAAGTTATACAGATGGGTAGGCTACAGGACGAAGCTCCTAGGAAGGTGTGGAGAGCGAGTCCAGACTCCCAGGTGCTGAGAGTACTTCAGGAGGCAGAGCTTCAGCCTCTCACCCAGCAGCTGGAGAGTGTCACCATCTGGGAGGAAGAGTTTTCCAGTCCTG ATAAGCCGAGCCTGACAGCAGCAGCTGAGATTTTGAAGACGCCTAAAGAAGCGTTGCCTTCTAAGCCAACGCTGCCTGCTGGGGTTCCGAGCCCAGAGGTCCAGAAGGAGCGTGCAGACTCCACAGAGGCCTCGCATCAGGAAATGTCTGTGGCTGGTGCTGTAGAAAGAGTGACACTGCCACCCAACCTCACTGAGATTCACG ATCCAGCAGACATGGAGTCCCTGGTTTTGGAAGAGACACCTAAACAGTCCTCACAACCCCCAGCTGGTGTGCAGCAGGCATGGGAGCATGAAGCCCAGCAGCCAAT GCCACCAGAGGGTGGTACAAGACCAGCAGACCCTAAGGATGTTGAGAAGAGTGCAGAGAAACCAACTGAATCTTCCG GTTTCACACAATGCGAGGAGCCCCTGTTTATAAAGTTGTGTTCCCCGGCCCACCGACGCACTGCTGCCCTTGCACTCCTCTCAGCCCAGTCCTCCATGGATGAATCATCCTCCTCTGTGGCCTCTCGCTCACGCTCTGTCTCCCCCCTGCGCTCCAAACACCACAACGCCCTCCTCATTGGTCTCTCAACGGGCTTGTTTGACGCCAATAACCCCAAG ATGCTGCGGACATGCTCTCTCCCAGACCTCAGTCGTCTCTTCAGCCCTCAGCAGGTCTCTGCAAGGGCGAGTGATGCTAACGTTGCCCCAGACAACAACCTGGAAATCGAGGACCTGGAGGATGCAGCTAAAGATGATGACCAGTCCGAGACCGAAGA TGCATATGAGGATGAAGACCTGCGGGACATCCGGGCCTCTATGGAGAGACTGCTCCAAGAAGAGGGCGACCTAATGAGGACCACTCCAGAGGTTGGTGCAGGAGACTTTAATGGGAACCGTCCAGAAGGCGAAGACCAAGTACTGTTCAACAGGATAGCAGCTGAGATCGATCAGGACAACAATCAGATGGCtgtagatgatgatgatgatgatgatgacgacgatgaagaggaggaggaagaagaaggcgaggaggaggaggatgaggaggacgaGGATGAGGAATGCTCTAATGGGAGTCCTGGCGACGAAGAAGCAGGGGAGCTGCTCCCTAATGGTGTGGGAGAGCGGAGCCACAGTAATAACAGCCCGCTCAATGAGGAGTGGCAGTCAG ATGGCAGTGGAGAGTATCAGGGCGGAGAGGCTGCGCATCATGACAGCATCTTCAGTCGTCTGGAAGAACTTCGCTTCAATCTGGAGCAGCAGATGGGCTTTGAGAAGTTCATCGAGGCTTACAATAAGATTAAG GCTATGCATGAAGACGAAGATGAGAATATTGACCTGGGCTCCAGTTTTGTCTTAAGCATTCTGGGAACTGAGCACCAACATCTGTATCCCAACATCCTTCATCTAGTGATGGCAGATGGCGCATACCAAGAAG ATAACGATGATGAATAA
- the nek1 gene encoding serine/threonine-protein kinase Nek1 isoform X2 — MDKYEKVKKIGEGSFGKAILVKSKEDGRQYVIKEIGISAMPSKERQESRKEVAVLANMSHPNIVQYKESFEEGGCLYIVMDYCEGGDLFKKINSQKGVLFSEEQILDWFVQICLALKHVHDRKILHRDIKSQNIFLTKAGTVQLGDFGIARVLNSTVELARTCIGTPYYLSPEICENKPYNNKSDIWALGCVLYEMCTLKHAFEAGNMKNLVLKIIRGSYPPVSVHYSQELRSLLALLFKRSPRERPSVSSILDKPFLACRIERFLTPKIIAQEFCHTFLHKQPKMGVVQGPPAKRPAPGSIPLTPAQKITKPASKYGVPLTVRKVSDAAKKPAERKLAVKHKADGIRKKRMELIEKERKQREQMFLLKAEQMKRYEKEKINRINQAREQGWKHVLSSSGGSSPERKCFVGAGKRAVPSSVQGPTPACLPSKTLYEHYHAALDQMAKPHPKVISREGSSAGPGSPVRGVPAAAGPVLPNGPARLLNPDVIKRELQKLQHVSKPVHVSRPRGHAAAGRAYQVEEFLQRKREAMLNKVRAEGQLGTRQNLAAIYGSRAGSIRCRRPKANKEEEEYLSRLRQIRLQNFNERQQIKARLRGEKYDSDGSDSQESSEEAELRRKKIEALKAQANARASVLREQLEKKRKEAFERERRAWEDHLEARGVKVGMAAGNVAAVAAAAAIAAVSSTSDSPLSQPSPSQPDPAAKAPVLPATKPSTPAISMTAALKNVGAITPLKDKLAEPETDTDIQSEKKQILRRLNQNLKAQSPVEELEESLPLPAEPIPAPHQNQSNTEKRPSSNGDRKKWDAAELPVLPVAQQTLEETLTTATTSVSSEDRPSSGEDRKKWEAGGVPLVLSVAQQTLEETCIRTIEQTVGEVIQMGRLQDEAPRKVWRASPDSQVLRVLQEAELQPLTQQLESVTIWEEEFSSPDKPSLTAAAEILKTPKEALPSKPTLPAGVPSPEVQKERADSTEASHQEMSVAGAVERVTLPPNLTEIHDPADMESLVLEETPKQSSQPPAGVQQAWEHEAQQPMPPEGGTRPADPKDVEKSAEKPTESSGFTQCEEPLFIKLCSPAHRRTAALALLSAQSSMDESSSSVASRSRSVSPLRSKHHNALLIGLSTGLFDANNPKMLRTCSLPDLSRLFSPQQVSARASDANVAPDNNLEIEDLEDAAKDDDQSETEDAYEDEDLRDIRASMERLLQEEGDLMRTTPEVGAGDFNGNRPEGEDQVLFNRIAAEIDQDNNQMAVDDDDDDDDDDEEEEEEEGEEEEDEEDEDEECSNGSPGDEEAGELLPNGVGERSHSNNSPLNEEWQSDGSGEYQGGEAAHHDSIFSRLEELRFNLEQQMGFEKFIEAYNKIKAMHEDEDENIDLGSSFVLSILGTEHQHLYPNILHLVMADGAYQEDNDDE, encoded by the exons ATGGACAAGTACGAAAAGGTGAAGAAAATTGGGGAAGGCTCGTTTGGAAAGGCCATCCTGGTCAAATCCAAAGAGGATGGACGCCAATATGTCATCAAGGAGATTGGCATATCTGCA atGCCAAGTAAAGAGAGGCAGGAATCTCGGAAAGAGGTTGCTGTTCTTGCCAACATGAGTCATCCCAACATTGTCCAGTACAAGGAGTCTTTTGAAG AGGGGGGCTGCCTGTACATTGTGATGGATTACTGTGAGGGTGGAGACCTCTTCAAGAAGATCAACTCTCAGAAAGGAGTACTGTTCTCAGAAGAGCAA ATCTTGGATTGGTTTGTGCAGATTTGCCTGGCACTGAAGCATGTGCATGATCGTAAAATCCTCCACAGGGATATCAAATCACAG AACATATTTTTGACAAAAGCTGGGACTGTACAGCTTGGAGACTTTGGAATTGCAAGGGTGCTGAACAG CACTGTAGAACTGGCAAGAACATGTATAGGCACACCATATTACCTATCACCAGAGATCTGCGAAAATAAACCGTACAACAACAAAAG TGATATTTGGGCCCTAGGGTGTGTCCTATATGAAATGTGCACTCTAAAGCATGCA tttgaggctggcAACATGAAGAACCTAGTTCTGAAGATCATCCGTGGCTCATACCCTCCCGTGTCTGTTCACTACTCCCAAGAACTGCGCTCTCTCTTGGCACTGCTGTTCAAACGCAGCCCGAGAGAGAGGCCCTCAGTCAGCAGCATACTGGACAAACCTTTCCTGGCCTGTAGGATAGAGAGGTTCCTCACCCCGAAG ATCATTGCTCAGGAATTCTGCCATACTTTTCTTCACAAGCAGCCTAAAATGGGTGTGGTGCAGGGGCCACCAG CTAAGCGTCCCGCCCCTGGCTCCATACCACTCACCCCAGCCCAGAAGATTACCAAACCAGCCAGCAAATACGGAGTGCCTTTAACCGTGAGGAAGGTGTCTGATGCAGCCAAAAAGCCTGCAGAGAGGAAACTAGCTGTAAAGCATAAAGCG GATGGCATCAGAAAGAAAAGGATGGAGCTTATTGAGAAAGAACGAAAACAGAGAGAGCAG ATGTTCCTGTTGAAAGCGGAGCAAATGAAGAGATATGAAAAGGAAAAG ATCAATCGTATTAACCAAGCCAGAGAACAAGGCTGGAAGCATGTTTTGAGTTCTAGTGGAGGCAGCAGCCCAGAGAGGAAG TGTTTTGTCGGTGCTGGAAAGAGGGCTGTCCCAAGCTCTGTTCAGGGTCCTACTCCAGCCTGTCTCCCAAGTAAAACCCTGTACGAACACTACCACGCTGCTCTGGACCAAATGGCTAAACCACATCCTAAAGTCATCAGCAGAGAGGGATCCTCAGCAGGACCAGGCAGTCCCGTTCG AGGTGTACCGGCTGCTGCTGGCCCAGTGCTGCCCAATGGCCCTGCTCGACTCCTAAACCCCGATGTAATCAAGAGGGAACTGCAGAAGCTGCAGCACGTTTCTAAACCAGTCCATGTTAGTAG GCCACGTGGTCATGCGGCTGCTGGACGAGCCTATCAGGTTGAGGAGTTTTTACAGCGAAAGAGAGAAGCCATGCTCAACAAAGTTCGCGCTGAGGGACAGCTG GGTACTCGTCAAAACCTGGCAGCAATCTATGGAAGCCGGGCTGGTTCGATTCGGTGCAGGAGACCCAAAGCCAACAAAGAGGAGGAG GAGTACTTGTCAAGACTGAGGCAGATCCGCTTGCAGAACTTCAATGAGCGTCAGCAGATCAAAGCCCGACTCAGAGGAGAGAAG TATGACAGTGATGGTTCTGACAGCCAGGAGTCCAGCGAGGAAGCAGAGCTCAGGAGAAAGAAGATAGAAGCTTTAAAA GCCCAAGCAAATGCCCGTGCTTCTGTTCTGAGAGAGCAACtagagaagaagaggaaagaagcatttgagagagaaaggagagctTGGGAGGACCAT CTTGAAGCTCGGGGGGTGAAGGTTGGcatggcagcaggtaacgtagCGGcggtggcagcagcagcagcaatagcAGCAGTATCATCTACCTCTGACAGTCCTCTTTCACAGCCCAGTCCCTCTCAGCCGGACCCAGCTGCCAAAGCTCCAGTCCTGCCTGCAACCAAACCCTCCACCCCAGCTATATCCATGACCGCTGCCCTGAAGAATGTCGGAGCG aTTACTCCACTAAAAGATAAGTTGGCCGAGCCTGAGACTGACACCGACATCCAA AGTGAGAAAAAGCAGATTCTACGCAGACTTAACCAGAACCTAAAAGCCCAAAGCCCagtggaggagctggaggagtcGCTTCCACTCCCTGCAGAACCAATTCCTGCTCCCCACCAGAACCAGTCCAACACAGAGAAACGCCCCTCTTCAAACGGAGACCGGAAGAAGTGGGATGCAGCAGAACTGCCTGTACTTCCTGTGGCTCAGCAAACCTTAGAGGAAACCTTAACCACAGCCA CTACCTCAGTGTCCTCAGAAGATCGACCATCCTCTGGTGAAGACAGGAAGAAATGGGAGGCAGGAGGAGTTCCACTTGTCCTCTCTGTAGCCCAACAAACTCTGGAGGAGACATGCATCAGGACCATCG AGCAAACAGTGGGTGAAGTTATACAGATGGGTAGGCTACAGGACGAAGCTCCTAGGAAGGTGTGGAGAGCGAGTCCAGACTCCCAGGTGCTGAGAGTACTTCAGGAGGCAGAGCTTCAGCCTCTCACCCAGCAGCTGGAGAGTGTCACCATCTGGGAGGAAGAGTTTTCCAGTCCTG ATAAGCCGAGCCTGACAGCAGCAGCTGAGATTTTGAAGACGCCTAAAGAAGCGTTGCCTTCTAAGCCAACGCTGCCTGCTGGGGTTCCGAGCCCAGAGGTCCAGAAGGAGCGTGCAGACTCCACAGAGGCCTCGCATCAGGAAATGTCTGTGGCTGGTGCTGTAGAAAGAGTGACACTGCCACCCAACCTCACTGAGATTCACG ATCCAGCAGACATGGAGTCCCTGGTTTTGGAAGAGACACCTAAACAGTCCTCACAACCCCCAGCTGGTGTGCAGCAGGCATGGGAGCATGAAGCCCAGCAGCCAAT GCCACCAGAGGGTGGTACAAGACCAGCAGACCCTAAGGATGTTGAGAAGAGTGCAGAGAAACCAACTGAATCTTCCG GTTTCACACAATGCGAGGAGCCCCTGTTTATAAAGTTGTGTTCCCCGGCCCACCGACGCACTGCTGCCCTTGCACTCCTCTCAGCCCAGTCCTCCATGGATGAATCATCCTCCTCTGTGGCCTCTCGCTCACGCTCTGTCTCCCCCCTGCGCTCCAAACACCACAACGCCCTCCTCATTGGTCTCTCAACGGGCTTGTTTGACGCCAATAACCCCAAG ATGCTGCGGACATGCTCTCTCCCAGACCTCAGTCGTCTCTTCAGCCCTCAGCAGGTCTCTGCAAGGGCGAGTGATGCTAACGTTGCCCCAGACAACAACCTGGAAATCGAGGACCTGGAGGATGCAGCTAAAGATGATGACCAGTCCGAGACCGAAGA TGCATATGAGGATGAAGACCTGCGGGACATCCGGGCCTCTATGGAGAGACTGCTCCAAGAAGAGGGCGACCTAATGAGGACCACTCCAGAGGTTGGTGCAGGAGACTTTAATGGGAACCGTCCAGAAGGCGAAGACCAAGTACTGTTCAACAGGATAGCAGCTGAGATCGATCAGGACAACAATCAGATGGCtgtagatgatgatgatgatgatgatgacgacgatgaagaggaggaggaagaagaaggcgaggaggaggaggatgaggaggacgaGGATGAGGAATGCTCTAATGGGAGTCCTGGCGACGAAGAAGCAGGGGAGCTGCTCCCTAATGGTGTGGGAGAGCGGAGCCACAGTAATAACAGCCCGCTCAATGAGGAGTGGCAGTCAG ATGGCAGTGGAGAGTATCAGGGCGGAGAGGCTGCGCATCATGACAGCATCTTCAGTCGTCTGGAAGAACTTCGCTTCAATCTGGAGCAGCAGATGGGCTTTGAGAAGTTCATCGAGGCTTACAATAAGATTAAG GCTATGCATGAAGACGAAGATGAGAATATTGACCTGGGCTCCAGTTTTGTCTTAAGCATTCTGGGAACTGAGCACCAACATCTGTATCCCAACATCCTTCATCTAGTGATGGCAGATGGCGCATACCAAGAAG ATAACGATGATGAATAA